One window of Dermacentor albipictus isolate Rhodes 1998 colony chromosome 9, USDA_Dalb.pri_finalv2, whole genome shotgun sequence genomic DNA carries:
- the LOC135921870 gene encoding tonsoku-like protein: protein MPGGRSASASLCRRIDQDKCIAQKHGKFRNLYDLCLYKGDTLREHGDYEAALAEFDEAFQVCEVLPDQTQLDKAEVHRRRGECLMQLERFNEAHDNLKSYLALAEKAESYVEQQRALATLGQCYFVQHQTEAKPSERLISKAKNAYLKSLRIVEDNLADTLSEPERVVMKGRLLLNMGLLYDAVEDPKAVESFKFALVQFMKHRESKQDLCRCLSALANIHLRQGNSENALSLAGRLLDIGREAKRPDIKCEAHLLRGAAMLQAGDRDEARVTFKRAMQQKSPIQEDHERAILCVKLSQALRTWDLDLKETTDPATRVRLHEKAGDALVQCLLPRPALKEYEMAVEEALSSPEAISSKKLADLYVSLAETCSDVREYDSALKYYRLELSLRADEPDEMASTKLSIARMLQKTCGKRAPEVQDAIREAITLSRAAGKLALELESLEELVSVQGSASSDIQDRIEQLHAAGADDAESSTQSQQSGTLSEIDLADISDASDSDPEFSDTVRRPRKKLEEKINTKGETKLHKACIDGSLKKVKELLRMGHSVHIRDYSGWQPLHEAANYGYLEIVKCLVEAGAHVSSPGMKGVTPLHDALGNGHFEVALYLLEKGARPSLRTAEGDTPLDIVRKWKHDNQSTMNPSEEVCLQKVELRLKEANATSSNDGLLLGSAGEDGPWIASQSLKRRQVGPALVSEADDWLEDDLSKPQPKSRRPAEAELPALVTEMDDWLEDDLPKARSKSRCLTEPDLPATRKRNRSSEQSFCSKVMRLEEEEEEEEVSITEDSDGTEVVDTAESVEFAAPPSTSYPACNTLTASSASPSGAMTAPPGSNLLVRVRILNTLFLVPLPKGTASERTVGWLATEASKRYQDFQGTRPILRITLPDGALLDPSDCIDVLMHGPHAEVIGQVESWDLPPLAERYHSECERKNVSACINLATILEPCVESGDFTMPCFNIKNVEFFFRALRHQDPLHTLDISGTILTPTAVAALCDCLTTLRSLNRLSLKCTGFRPSYLSSAAQTLQKAQVDLPCTELDLSYNPIGSDGGTALASLLMHVPQLTVLRIECCDLSDPGSCLQGLRTLEALHIGFNLLNSDRLTALMPVLDVNPLKLLDLSGCFTNDVARLGELLVSFLSKAKCKLSEIGIGCCGLTDSDIDALGSLGSGTLCKLDVTGSPGIKHESIEGLSQKLCGVKICSDHSAYDCCL, encoded by the exons ATGCCGGGGGGCCGCAGCGCTTCTGCGTCGCTGTGCCGCCGCATCGACCAGGACAAGTGTATCGCGCAAAAGCACGGCAAGTTTCGTAACCTGTACGACCTCTGCTTGTACAAGGGCGACACGCTGCGTGAACATGGAGACTACGAAGCCGCGCTGGCCGAGTTTGATGAG GCTTTTCAAGTCTGTGAGGTGCTGCCAGACCAGACACAACTTGACAAAGCCGAAGTGCATCGGCGGCGGGGCGAGTGTCTTATGCAGCTGGAACGCTTTAATGAAGCCCATGACAACCTCAAGAGCTACCTAGCATTGGCTGAAAAGGCTGAATCATATGTGGAACAGCAGCGTGCCCTGGCAACACTGGGGCAGTGCTACTTCGTTCAGCACCAGACAGAAGCCAAACCCAGTGAACGGCTCATAAGCAAGGCCAAGAATGCATATCTCAAGTCGTTGCGCATAGTTGAAGACAACCTTGCAGATACCTTGAGTGAACCAGAGAGAGTTGTCATGAAAGGCCGCCTGCTACTCAACATGGGCCTCCTTTACGATGCAGTGGAAGACCCCAAAGCTGTTGAGAGCTTTAAGTTCGCGCTTGTACAGTTTATGAAGCATCGTGAGTCCAAACAGGATCTTTGTCGGTGTCTCTCAGCACTGGCCAACATCCATCTCAGGCAGGGAAACTCAGAAAATGCACTGTCACTGGCAGGACGCCTGCTTGACATTGGTCGAGAAGCTAAGCGACCGGATATCAAATGTGAAGCACACCTACTTCGAGGAGCAGCCATGTTGCAGGCAGGAGACCGTGACGAAGCCCGCGTCACCTTTAAGCgtgccatgcagcaaaaaagCCCCATACAAGAGGACCATGAACGTGCTATTCTATGCGTTAAACTTAGTCAGGCACTGAGGACATGGGATTTGGACCTCAAGGAGACAACAGATCCTGCCACACGTGTCAGGCTTCACGAAAAGGCCGGTGATGCTTTGGTGCAGTGCTTGCTACCCCGGCCAGCCCTGAAGGAATACGAAATGGCCGTAGAAGAAGCTCTCTCGTCTCCAGAAGCCATCTCTTCAAAGAAGCTTGCTGATCTCTATGTCTCCCTAGCAGAAACATGCAGTGATGTCCGCGAATATGATTCGGCCCTCAAGTACTATCGCCTAGAACTTTCCCTGAGAGCTGACGAGCCCGACGAGATGGCATCGACAAAGCTGAGCATTGCTCGGATGCTTCAAAAGACATGCGGTAAAAGAGCTCCAGAAGTTCAGGATGCAATTCGAGAAGCTATTACATTGTCTCGAGCAGCAGGAAAGCTTGCTTTGGAGCTTGAGTCCCTAGAGGAGCTGGTCTCTGTGCAGGGCAGCGCCAGCAGTGATATTCAGGATAGGATAGAACAGCTCCATGCAGCCGGTGCAGATGACGCCGAAAGCTCCACCCAAAGTCAGCAGTCAGGCACTTTGTCTGAAATTGATCTGGCGGACATCTCAGATGCCAGCGACAGTGACCCCGAATTCAGTGACACTGTACGGAGGCCAAGGAAAAAGCTGGAGGAAAAGATCAACACAAAGGGTGAAACAAAGCTCCACAAGGCTTGCATCGATGGTTCTTTGAAAAAGGTAAAAGAGTTGCTTAGGATGGGCCACTCAGTGCACATCCGGGACTACAGCGGGTGGCAGCCTCTGCATGAGGCGGCAAACTACGGGTACCTAGAGATTGTGAAGTGCCTTGTAGAAGCAGGTGCTCATGTAAGTAGCCCCGGAATGAAAGGTGTCACACCACTACATGATGCCCTGGGAAATGGGCATTTCGAAGTTGCATTATATTTACTGGAAAAGGGAGCTCGCCCATCACTGAGGACAGCTGAAGGGGACACTCCACTGGACATTGTTCGTAAATGGAAACACGACAACCAGTCGACAATGAACCCCAGTGAAGAAGTATGCCTGCAGAAGGTGGAACTACGGCTCAAAGAGGCAAATGCTACAAGCAGTAATGACGGCTTATTGTTGGGTTCTGCTGGTGAAGATGGTCCGTGGATAGCTTCACAGTCACTGAAACGCAGACAAGTTGGTCCTGCTCTGGTAAGTGAAGCAGACGACTGGCTTGAAGATGACCTTTCAAAACCGCAGCCAAAATCCAGACGCCCAGCAGAAGCAGAGTTGCCTGCATTGGTGACTGAAATGGATGACTGGCTTGAAGACGACCTTCCAAAGGCGAGGTCTAAATCAAGATGTCTGACAGAACCAGACTTGCCTGCCACAAGGAAACGAAACCGTTCATCTGAGCAGTCATTCTGCTCAAAAGTCATGCGcctcgaggaggaggaggaggaggaggaggtgagCATCACTGAGGACAGTGATGGCACAGAAGTCGTTGACACAGCCGAGAGTGTTGAGTTCGCAGCACCACCTTCTACAAGTTATCCTGCCTGTAACACTCTCACTGCATCCTCGGCTTCTCCCAGTGGTGCAATGACTGCACCGCCAGGAAGTAATCTCTTGGTTAGAGTTCGTATCCTCAACACACTTTTTTTGGTTCCGTTACCCAAGGGCACAGCTTCTGAAAGGACAGTAGGATGGCTCGCAACAGAAGCTTCAAAACGGTACCAAGATTTCCAAGGCACGCGACCCATACTTAGAATAACACTTCCTGATGGAGCGTTGCTTGATCCGTCGGACTGTATAGATGTCTTAATGCACGGGCCACACGCTGAAGTCATTGGACAGGTGGAGTCCTGGGATTTGCCTCCTCTGGCCGAGCGTTACCATTCCGAGTGCGAGCGAAAGAATGTGTCGGCATGCATAAATCTTGCAACCATTCTAGAGCCCTGTGTTGAGAGTGGAGACTTCACAATGCCGTGCTTCAACATCAAGAACGTGGAGTTCTTCTTCCGTGCCCTAAGACACCAAGACCCGCTTCACACCCTTGACATCTCGGGTACTATTTTGACCCCcacagcagtggcagcactgtgCGACTGCCTCACTACACTCCGCTCTCTCAATCGTCTTTCACTCAAGTGTACAGGCTTCAGGCCGAGCTACCTCAGCAGTGCTGCTCAGACTTTACAGAAGGCACAGGTGGATTTGCCATGCACGGAGCTGGACTTGAGCTACAATCCTATCGGAAGTGATGGAGGCACAGCGCTGGCTTCACTGCTGATGCATGTACCTCagttgacagttctgcgaattgaATGTTGTGATCTCTCCGACCCTGGCTCCTGTCTGCAGGGCTTGAGAACATTAGAAGCTCTTCACATTGGGTTCAACCTTCTGAACAGTGACAGACTCACTGCACTAATGCCAGTGCTAGATGTGAATCCCTTAAAACTTTTGGACCTTTCTGGCTGCTTCACAAATGATGTAGCCAGACTAGGAGAACTGCTGGTTAGTTTCCTGTCAAAGGCTAAGTGCAAGCTTTCGGAGATTGGGATCGGTTGCTGTGGTCTGACAGACAGTGACATAGATGCACTGGGATCATTGGGGAGTGGCACTCTGTGCAAACTTGATGTCACAGGAAGCCCTGGTATTAAGCACGAGAGCATTGAGGGCCTGTCGCAAAAGCTGTGCGGTGTGAAAATCTGTTCTGATCACAGCGCTTATGATTGTTGTTTATGA